Below is a genomic region from Bombus pascuorum chromosome 7, iyBomPasc1.1, whole genome shotgun sequence.
CCGTGTTGCcgcatttttattttgttctttttttcgaaCTTTTTTATCTTCGATCGATGGACGGGAATAAGGTTTCTGACGATTCTTCGTTGAAGCACATGTAGATTGTTTCGCACACTTTTTTTCGGATTCTAAAATCCAATCTGGATCCTCAACGGAATCTTCCGATGAAATATAGCTACCACCTGAGCTAGTACAAGGACTAGATGGTGGAATATCTTCTGTATACAACCGTACATATTCGTCTACAACAGCTAAGTCATGTGCAACATCTGTGTTTAGTGGATCCTCTAATGGTACACTTTTTGAATGCCATTGTACAGGTACTTCATTTACATACGATTTTTCCTCTGGAACTACTATGTCATATATGGGTTGATGATTAGGATATAATGGTTGTACAGGTTGTAAAGTAACAAGTAATTGGGTATCCACATTTAATGGTTTATGTGGTGGAGGTGATTGAGGAGGTGTAAGTGTGGAACTTGATGAAGGGACTATTTGATGACAAGCTTCTACATCTTCCAAAACGGTTTCAAACTCTTGTAAGAGAGTTTGTGTGTCATCATGATGGGGAGGagcttttgtaatttcattatatgttGTTGTTTTGATTTGTCCAGTTTCAGCAACTGAGAGCTCCTCAAAAATAGGTAATTCTATCTTCT
It encodes:
- the LOC132908919 gene encoding activating transcription factor of chaperone isoform X1, whose protein sequence is MASNQDQESWLWKFEPVSPSGTLSNELEDDWFLFDDKSVDPTKEVATSAAYEDHPTRAQVATKLLEKLDEWIKEEPFSDWLEEKIELPIFEELSVAETGQIKTTTYNEITKAPPHHDDTQTLLQEFETVLEDVEACHQIVPSSSSTLTPPQSPPPHKPLNVDTQLLVTLQPVQPLYPNHQPIYDIVVPEEKSYVNEVPVQWHSKSVPLEDPLNTDVAHDLAVVDEYVRLYTEDIPPSSPCTSSGGSYISSEDSVEDPDWILESEKKCAKQSTCASTKNRQKPYSRPSIEDKKVRKKEQNKNAATRYRQKKKQEIKDILGEERELTEYNEKLKNQVTDLQREIGYLKGLMRDLFRAKGLIK
- the LOC132908919 gene encoding activating transcription factor of chaperone isoform X2, which encodes MAAICYSEPFSDWLEEKIELPIFEELSVAETGQIKTTTYNEITKAPPHHDDTQTLLQEFETVLEDVEACHQIVPSSSSTLTPPQSPPPHKPLNVDTQLLVTLQPVQPLYPNHQPIYDIVVPEEKSYVNEVPVQWHSKSVPLEDPLNTDVAHDLAVVDEYVRLYTEDIPPSSPCTSSGGSYISSEDSVEDPDWILESEKKCAKQSTCASTKNRQKPYSRPSIEDKKVRKKEQNKNAATRYRQKKKQEIKDILGEERELTEYNEKLKNQVTDLQREIGYLKGLMRDLFRAKGLIK